Proteins from a single region of Eublepharis macularius isolate TG4126 chromosome 9, MPM_Emac_v1.0, whole genome shotgun sequence:
- the LRRC10 gene encoding leucine-rich repeat-containing protein 10, with translation MGNIFRAIVAFIPSDDCQKYLLGDLEEMPIDKMLDLSSRQLRRFPLCVCSFKELVKLYLSDNNLNYLPPELEQLQNLQILALDFNNFETLPLAVCSLKQLCILYLGNNKLWDLPMELHLLQNLKTLWIESNCLHHLPNVVCELRHLKTLHAGSNALRSLPGQLRYLQELRTIWLSSNLLSDFPPVLLHMPFLEVIDVDRNAIHYFPSLMQLSGLKLVIYDHNPCRNAPKVAKGVHRVGRWSEESPEPRKRSGLDRVKDVEDITSLLPLPLSCKLSQSN, from the coding sequence ATGGGCAACATTTTCAGAGCAATTGTTGCTTTTATTCCTTCTGATGACTGCCAGAAATACCTTCTAGGGGACCTTGAAGAGATGCCAATTGATAAGATGTTGGACCTGAGCAGCAGGCAGCTGAGGCGATTTCCTTTGTGTGTTTGTTCTTTCAAGGAGCTGGTCAAGCTGTACCTGAGCGACAACAACCTGAACTATCTACCCCCTGAACTCGAACAGCTTCAGAACCTCCAGATCCTTGCACTGGATTTCAACAACTTTGAAACGCTGCCcttagctgtgtgcagcctgaagcAGCTGTGTATCCTCTACCTAGGCAACAACAAACTCTGGGACCTGCCCATGGAACTACACCTTCTGCAGAACCTCAAGACACTATGGATTGAATCCAACTGCTTGCACCACCTGCCCAATGTGGTGTGTGAACTAAGGCATCTCAAGACCTTGCATGCTGGATCCAATGCCCTACGCTCCCTCCCTGGGCAGCTTCGGTACCTGCAGGAGCTTCGTACTATCTGGCTATCAAGCAACCTTCTTAGTGATTTCCCACCTGTGCTGCTCCACATGCCTTTTCTGGAAGTTATTGATGTGGACCGCAATGCCATCCATTACTTCCCGAGTCTCatgcaactcagtgggttgaaGCTGGTAATCTATGATCACAACCCCTGCAGAAATGCACCCAAAGTGGCTAAGGGGGTGCATCGGGTAGGGAGGTGGTCAGAAGAAAGCCCTGAGCCTAGGAAGAGATCTGGTCTGGACAGGGTTAAAGACGTTGAGGATATcacttctcttctccccctccctctctcttgcaaGCTATCACAGTCCAATTAA